In Thunnus thynnus chromosome 20, fThuThy2.1, whole genome shotgun sequence, a single window of DNA contains:
- the atxn7l3b gene encoding ataxin-7-like protein 3, translated as MKMEEVSMSSLDNSKLEGLAQDILSDLVEDACLGLCFEVHRAVKQGYFFLDDTDQESMRDFEIVDQPGLDVFGQVYNQWKNKECVCPNCSRSIAASRFAPHLEKCLGMGRNSSRIANRRIVTGNNTNNKSESDQEDNDDVNDNDWSYGAEKKAKKRKSDKNPNSPRRSKSFKHKSSMMGPRRRMDNQESPRMLMKDEAFPQ; from the exons ATGAAAATGGAGGAGGTTTCAATGTCCAGCCTGGACAACAGCAAGCTGGAG GGCCTAGCTCAGGACATCCTGTCTGACCTGGTGGAGGATGCATGCCTGGGTCTTTGCTTCGAGGTCCACCGGGCCGTCAAGCAGGGCTATTTTTTCCTGGATGACACGGACCAAGAAAGTATGAGGGACTTTG AAATTGTGGACCAGCCAGGATTGGATGTGTTTGGCCAGGTGTACAACcagtggaaaaacaaagagTGTGTATGTCCCAACTGCAGCCGGAGCATCGCTGCCTCACGTTTTGCCCCACACCTGGAGAAATGCCTGGGGATGGGACGCAACAGCAGCCGCATAGCCAATCGCAG AATAGTTACTGGtaacaacaccaacaacaagTCAGAGAGTGACCAAGAGGATAATGACGACGTGAATGATAATGACTGGTCTTACGGGGCAGAAAAGAAAG ccaaGAAAAGGAAATCTGATAAG AATCCAAACTCACCCAGAAGATCCAAATCATTCAAGCATAAGAGCA GCATGATGGGTCCTAGACGTCGAATGGACAACCAGGAAAGCCCGCGCATGCTGATGAAAGATGAGGCATTCCCTCAATAA
- the LOC137172790 gene encoding nucleolar transcription factor 1-A-like isoform X2: METEESGWTKANLQKLLAAMKTNLSQNDRMRTFYQGMKSLDWDKVAFPPFSPEACQEKWKDMLRKMRKIRTLTELIVEAEDVISNPTLNQKIHPELPKAPTPANAIFYEENVAKFHKKYPNMDNRELLKLMMNKYVGLPDEEKAKYEEKYQRAKKEYERRMEKFREQYQEAPHCKRKTKRKRKKVSKDTSDGEQCSEDAEENNTKKSRDGLPPKPPHDGYSLFCKEQVGNMEGVSGQAFVTVWAKRWQKLTDKQKSEYKTRSQELQREYSVRLNQYLSTFDADEQQRILDENNIKRPKPCKITKRQVKSVKTFPGEPKMPCRSGNVIFCKKQMEQIKEKVPNGRKRFVKVQQMWKELSTREKEGYKEQVNDNLRKYSKELQKWFETLTAAEQEGYRICNPSKCKYLDATQTETNNTEVVYIPSDSEDEDIEDSSSDEEESDEEEEEEEDDDDDVIMFDIY; the protein is encoded by the exons ATGGAGACTGAAGAATCGG GGTGGACCAAAGCAAACCTCCAAAAGCTTCTGGCTGCAATGAAAACCAACCTCTcacaaaatgacagaatgaGAACATTTTACCAAGGAATGAAGAGTCTAGACTGGGATAAAGTGGCTTTCCCCCCTTTCTCACCTGAAGCATGTCAAGAAAAGTGGAAGGACATGTTGCGGAAG ATGCGCAAGATTCGGACCCTCACAGAGCTCATTGTTGAAGCTGAAGATGTCATTTCCAATCCTACCCTGAACCAAAAG ATCCACCCAGAACTCCCGAAAGCACCCACCCCAGCAAATGCCATTTTTTATGAGGAGAACGTGGCCAAGTTTCATAAGAAGTACCCAAACATGGACAACAGAGAGTTATTGAAGTTGATGATGAATAAGTACGTGGGGCTCCCAGATGAAGAGAAG GCTAAATATGAAGAGAAATACCAGCGTGCAAAAAAAGAATACGAGAGAAGGATGGAGAAGTTCAG GGAACAGTATCAAGAAGCTCCCCATTGTAAGAGAAAGACCAAGCGGAAGAGGAAGAAGGTTTCTAAAGACACCTCAGAT GGTGAACAGTGTTCTGAGGACGCAGaagaaaacaatacaaagaaATCCAGAGATGGTCTACCTCCCAAACCTCCTCA CGATGGGTATAGTCTATTCTGCAAAGAGCAAGTGGGGAACATGGAGGGTGTCTCTGGACAAGCCTTTGTGACTGTGTGGGCCAAACGATGGCAAAAGTTGACCGACAAGCAGAAAAGCGAGTACAAAACACGCAGCCAAGAG tTGCAGAGAGAATACTCGGTCAGACTGAATCAGTATCTGTCG ACTTTTGATGCAGATGAGCAGCAGCGGATCCTAGATGAGAATAATATCAAAAGACCTAAACCGTGCAAG ATCACTAAAAGACAGGTGAAGTCTGTAAAGACATTTCCTGGCGAGCCCAAGATGCCCTGTCG ATCTGGCAATGTAATTTTCTGCAAAAAGCAGATGGAACAAATAAAGGAGAAAGTCCCAAATGGAAGAAAGCGCTTCGTCAAGGTCCAGCAAATGTGGAAGGAACTCTCCACCAGGGAGAAGGAAGGCTACAAGGAGCAAGTCAATGACAACTTAAGAAAATACTCAAAGGAGCTGCAGAAGTGGTTTGAG ACGTTGACGGCAGCAGAGCAGGAAGGCTATCGGATTTGTAACCCCAGT AAATGTAAATACCTTGATGCCACCCAAACGGAAACTAACAACACAGAAGTAGTGTACATACCCTCA GATTCAGAAGATGAAGACATCGAggacagcagcagtgatgaaGAAGAGAGTGACGAG gaggaggaggaagaagaggatgatgatgatgacgtcATAATGTTTGACATCTATTAG
- the LOC137172790 gene encoding nucleolar transcription factor 1-A-like isoform X1, giving the protein METEESGWTKANLQKLLAAMKTNLSQNDRMRTFYQGMKSLDWDKVAFPPFSPEACQEKWKDMLRKMRKIRTLTELIVEAEDVISNPTLNQKIHPELPKAPTPANAIFYEENVAKFHKKYPNMDNRELLKLMMNKYVGLPDEEKAKYEEKYQRAKKEYERRMEKFREQYQEAPHCKRKTKRKRKKVSKDTSDQGEQCSEDAEENNTKKSRDGLPPKPPHDGYSLFCKEQVGNMEGVSGQAFVTVWAKRWQKLTDKQKSEYKTRSQELQREYSVRLNQYLSTFDADEQQRILDENNIKRPKPCKITKRQVKSVKTFPGEPKMPCRSGNVIFCKKQMEQIKEKVPNGRKRFVKVQQMWKELSTREKEGYKEQVNDNLRKYSKELQKWFETLTAAEQEGYRICNPSKCKYLDATQTETNNTEVVYIPSDSEDEDIEDSSSDEEESDEEEEEEEDDDDDVIMFDIY; this is encoded by the exons ATGGAGACTGAAGAATCGG GGTGGACCAAAGCAAACCTCCAAAAGCTTCTGGCTGCAATGAAAACCAACCTCTcacaaaatgacagaatgaGAACATTTTACCAAGGAATGAAGAGTCTAGACTGGGATAAAGTGGCTTTCCCCCCTTTCTCACCTGAAGCATGTCAAGAAAAGTGGAAGGACATGTTGCGGAAG ATGCGCAAGATTCGGACCCTCACAGAGCTCATTGTTGAAGCTGAAGATGTCATTTCCAATCCTACCCTGAACCAAAAG ATCCACCCAGAACTCCCGAAAGCACCCACCCCAGCAAATGCCATTTTTTATGAGGAGAACGTGGCCAAGTTTCATAAGAAGTACCCAAACATGGACAACAGAGAGTTATTGAAGTTGATGATGAATAAGTACGTGGGGCTCCCAGATGAAGAGAAG GCTAAATATGAAGAGAAATACCAGCGTGCAAAAAAAGAATACGAGAGAAGGATGGAGAAGTTCAG GGAACAGTATCAAGAAGCTCCCCATTGTAAGAGAAAGACCAAGCGGAAGAGGAAGAAGGTTTCTAAAGACACCTCAGAT CAGGGTGAACAGTGTTCTGAGGACGCAGaagaaaacaatacaaagaaATCCAGAGATGGTCTACCTCCCAAACCTCCTCA CGATGGGTATAGTCTATTCTGCAAAGAGCAAGTGGGGAACATGGAGGGTGTCTCTGGACAAGCCTTTGTGACTGTGTGGGCCAAACGATGGCAAAAGTTGACCGACAAGCAGAAAAGCGAGTACAAAACACGCAGCCAAGAG tTGCAGAGAGAATACTCGGTCAGACTGAATCAGTATCTGTCG ACTTTTGATGCAGATGAGCAGCAGCGGATCCTAGATGAGAATAATATCAAAAGACCTAAACCGTGCAAG ATCACTAAAAGACAGGTGAAGTCTGTAAAGACATTTCCTGGCGAGCCCAAGATGCCCTGTCG ATCTGGCAATGTAATTTTCTGCAAAAAGCAGATGGAACAAATAAAGGAGAAAGTCCCAAATGGAAGAAAGCGCTTCGTCAAGGTCCAGCAAATGTGGAAGGAACTCTCCACCAGGGAGAAGGAAGGCTACAAGGAGCAAGTCAATGACAACTTAAGAAAATACTCAAAGGAGCTGCAGAAGTGGTTTGAG ACGTTGACGGCAGCAGAGCAGGAAGGCTATCGGATTTGTAACCCCAGT AAATGTAAATACCTTGATGCCACCCAAACGGAAACTAACAACACAGAAGTAGTGTACATACCCTCA GATTCAGAAGATGAAGACATCGAggacagcagcagtgatgaaGAAGAGAGTGACGAG gaggaggaggaagaagaggatgatgatgatgacgtcATAATGTTTGACATCTATTAG
- the slc4a1b gene encoding LOW QUALITY PROTEIN: solute carrier family 4 member 1b (Diego blood group) (The sequence of the model RefSeq protein was modified relative to this genomic sequence to represent the inferred CDS: substituted 1 base at 1 genomic stop codon) → MKDEKEQSYWQETGRWAGYEESYDPQAGVWGSSHISYLTFKSLIQLRRTMNTGVTIFDCEEQTLASIAEKMVNEMVNKKQIRPGDQEGVLKSLLQNRSRSADPESQALTDGVDLQRFSVRERREESDRVEASMVLVGALDFLENPTVVFVRLKEAVVLDSALEAPVPVRFVFVLIGPGKTDMDYHETGRAMAALMADKVFNQAAFKAKSARELTDAVSDFMDCSIVIPPTEIQSEAMLSSIISFQKKLLQDRLQSSDPTLRLEGKPRRVSISTGPPPDDPLARTGRPFGGMIRDIKRRFQHYKSDITDALNAQVLAAVIFIYFAALSPAITFGGLLGMCVCIXMTCADKVDNMMGVPELLISTSIQGIIFCLIAAQPVLVIGFSGPLLVFEEAFFAFCKSQGIEYIVGRVWVGVWLVIIVVIIVACEGSFLVRFISRFTQEIFSILISIIFIYETFSKLGRIFKAHPLILNYDHLNSTLENPWHSKVEETLIYDNATGNTTLIVKTINPPYPNTALLSMCLMLGCFFIAYFLRQFKNGTFLPGKIRRLIGDFGVPIAIFLMIVVDYNVNDTYTQKLVVPKGLMVSNPAKRGWLINPFGESKAFPVWMMFACCVPALLVFILIFLESQITTLIVSKPERKMVKGSGFHYDLLVLVGMGGIGAIFGVPWLSAATVRSVTHANALTVMSKGPKPVIEKVMEQRISGVLVALLVGLSILMEPILKMIPMSALFGIFLYMGVTSLNGIQLWDRVLLLLIPKKYHPDEPYATRVSTGRMHLFTAIQIVCLAALWIVKSSPVSLALPFILILTIPLRMFMTGRLFTELEMKCLDADDAKVTFEEEPGQDVYFESQMPL, encoded by the exons ATGAAGGACGAGAAGGAGCAGTCCTACTGGCAGGAGACGGGCCGATGGGCGGGCTACGAGGAGAGCTATGACCCGCAGGCTGGGGTGTGGGGGTCCTCGCACATCTCCTACCTCACCTTCAAGAGCCTCATCCAGCTCCGACGCACCATGAACACAG GTGTGACGATCTTCGACTGCGAGGAGCAGACCCTGGCCAGCATCGCTGAGAAGATGGTCAACGAGATGGTTAACAAGAAGCAGATCAGGCCTGGAGACCAGGAGGGCGTGCTGAAATCTCTGCTCCAAAACCGCAG CCGATCAGCTGATCCGGAGAGCCAAGCCCTGACTGATGGGGTGGACCTGCAGAGGTTTTCAGTCAGGGAAAGG AGGGAGGAATCAGACCGCGTTGAGGCCTCCATGGTGCTAGTAG GAGCCTTGGACTTCCTGGAAAATCCCACAGTTGTGTTTGTGCGTCTGAAGGAAGCAGTGGTGCTCGACTCTGCCTTGGAGGCCCCGGTGCCTGTACGCTTTGtctttgttctgattggccCTGGCAAGACTGACATGGACTACCACGAGACTGGCCGTGCAATGGCAGCCTTAATGGCAGATAAA GTGTTCAATCAGGCAGCATTTAAGGCAAAAAGTGCCCGCGAGCTGACTGATGCTGTGTCCGACTTCATGGACTGCAGCATTGTCATCCCACCCACAGAGATCCAGAGCGAAGCGATGCTCAGCTCCATCATCAGCTTTCAGAAGAAGTTACTGCAGGACCGGCTCCAGTCCTCTGATCCCACACTCCGCCTAGAAGGGAAGCCTCGCAGAG TTTCCATCTCTACCGGGCCTCCACCTGACGACCCCCTGGCCCGCACAGGTCGACCATTTGGTGGGATGATTCGAGACATAAAGAGGCGCTTCCAGCACTACAAGAGCGACATCACAGATGCTCTCAACGCCCAGGTCCTTGCTGCCGTCATCTTCATCTACTTTGCCGCCCTTTCTCCTGCCATCACCTTTGGAGGACTgcttggtatgtgtgtgtgtatttgaatgACATGtg CTGATAAGGTGGATAATATGATGGGAGTTCCAGAGCTCCTCATCTCCACCAGCATCCAGGGGATCATCTTCTGCCTCATTGCTGCTCAGCCTGTCCTGGTCATTGGTTTCTCTGGTCCTCTGTTAGTGTTTGAGGAAGCCTTCTTTGCT TTCTGCAAGTCCCAGGGCATTGAGTATATTGTTGGGAGAGTGTGGGTCGGAGTGTGGCTGGTCATCATTGTGGTGATCATCGTGGCCTGTGAGGGCAGCTTCCTGGTGCGCTTCATCTCCCGCTTCACCCAGGAGATCTTTTCCATCCTCATCTCCATCATCTTCATCTATGAAACCTTTTCCAAGCTGGGGAGG ATCTTCAAGGCCCATCCACTGATTCTGAATTACGACCATCTGAATTCAACTTTGGAAAATCCCTGGCACTCAAAAGTGGAGGAGACATTAATCTATGACAATGCTACTGGCAACACGACTCTCATTGTCAAGACTATTAATCCTCCTTACCCCAACACTGCCCTGCTCTCCATGTGCCTCATGCTCGGCTGTTTCTTTATTGCCTACTTCCTGCGGCAGTTCAAGAACGGCACCTTTCTTCCTGGAAAG ATCAGGCGCCTGATTGGTGACTTTGGAGTGCCCATTGCCATTTTCCTCATGATTGTCGTGGACTACAACGTTAATGACACCTATACTCAG AAACTAGTGGTTCCAAAAGGTCTGATGGTGTCCAACCCTGCCAAAAGAGGCTGGCTTATTAACCCCTTTGGAGAGAGCAAGGCTTTCCCCGTGTGGATGATGTTTGCGTGCTGTGTCCCGGCCCTACTCgtcttcatcctcatcttccTGGAGTCTCAAATCACAAC CCTCATTGTGAGTAAACCCGAGAGGAAAATGGTCAAAGGCTCAGGGTTCCACTATGATTTACTTGTGTTAGTGGGCATGGGAGGAATCGGTGCAATATTCGGTGTGCCATGGCTCAGTGCTGCCACAGTGCGGTCTGTCACTCATGCAAATGCCCTCACTGTCATGAGCAAAGGGCCCAAACCTGTGATCGAGAAGGTGATGGAGCAGAGGATCAGTGGCGTTCTGGTGGCACTGTTGGTTG GTCTGTCTATCCTGATGGAGCCGATCCTCAAGATGATTCCCATGTCGGCCTTGTTTGGGATCTTCCTCTACATGGGGGTTACGTCACTGAATGGCATCCAGCTGTGGGACCGTGTGCTGCTTCTGCTCATTCCTAAGAAATACCACCCTGATGAGCCATACGCCACAAGA GTGAGCACAGGAAGAATGCACTTGTTCACGGCCATCCAGATAGTGTGCCTTGCAGCTCTATGGATTGTGAAGTCTAGTCCAGTGTCCCTTGCACTTCCCTTCATACTCATCCTCACCATCCCCCTACGCATGTTTATGACTGGGCGCCTCTTCACTGAGctggaaatgaaatgt ttGGATGCTGACGATGCCAAGGTGACATTCGAGGAGGAGCCAGGGCAGGATGTATACTTTGAATCTCAGATGCCATTGTAA